CCGTGGGCGTCTCCTCACCGCTCAGAGGAGGTGCTTTCTCGTCATCGTCCTACTCCATGTCCTCAACGTAGAGGAAGAGGCACTTAAGGTATTCGGTGTCCTTCGAGGCCATGAGAATCGGGTGGTCGGGAGCCTGAGTCCTATATGGCTCGAGCATCTTGAGGAACTTCCCTGCCTTGGCCCCCGCGGCGATTACCATGTCCTTGAAGGCCTGCATGTCAACGTGCTGGGAGCAGGAGCACGTAACCAGGATTCCACCCTCCTTGACGAGCTTCAAACCGGCGTAGTTGACGTTGAAGTAGGCCCTGAGTCCCCGCTGGAGGTCCTTCTCGTGCTGGACGAAGGCCGGTGGGTCCAGGATTACGATATCGAACTTCTCGCCCTTTCTGAGGAGTTCCTCCATGACTGGAAAGGCCGAACCTACTATGAACTTCATCCTGTCTTCCACGCCGTTGAGCTTGGCGTTCTCCTTGGCGGTTTCTATGGCCCTGGGGGACTTGTCAACGGCAACTACTTCCTCAGCCCCGGCAACGGCGGCGTGGATTGCAAAGCCACCCGTGTAGGTAAAGACGTCGAGAACCCTCATACCGGGCCTGACATACTTCTCAAGGGCCATTCTATTCTCCCTCTGGTCGAGGAAAAAGCCGGTTTTCTGGCCACGCATGTCGACGATGAACTTGGCCCTGCCCTCCTCTATTATCGTCCTGTACTTCTCCTTTCCAAGGAGGACGCGCTCTATCTCGGGCAAACCTTCCCTTCTTCTTGAGCGCCCAGTGTTCTTCTCAAAAACGGTCTCGATTTCGGGCTCAACTTCCATTATCGCCTCGGCCAAATCGAGCTTAAAGCGCTCCATTCCAATGCTCGAAATCTGGAGCGATGCAATCTCGTTGAAGCGGTCGACTATGAGGCCCGGAAGGTAATCAGCTTCTCCGTAGACCATTCTATAAGCTTTATCGTAGCCGAGCACCTTCTTCCTGTACTCGTTGGCCTTCCTAATCCTTTCGCGGAATAGCTCCTTCGTTATAGGCGTTTCCCTGTCCTTGATGAGCAGGCGGACCATTATGTTTGAGTTCGGATTAACGAAACCCCTCCCAAGGAACTTGCCCCCGCGAGTGTAGACCTCAACGATGTCACCGGGTTCAAAGTCGCCCTCGGTTCTCACCACACCCTTCTTGAAGACTATCATCGCGCCCTTTCCGATGGCCCTCGCGGCCTGAGCGTCAACTATAACCCTCGCCATTCTCACCACCGGAGTCGCTACGCAAAGGGGTTTAAAAAACCGGCGATAGTTATTTAACCCCCAGAGGTCTATATTAGACCGGTGGTTTCTATGCACTTCGAGGTTATAAAGGAGTTCTTGGAAGAGATTGGCGCCGACTGGATAGAGCTCGACGGCGAAATCCACCTCGAGCCAAAGGTCTTCTACGAGGTCTGGCGCTACGTCGGCCAGCCGGAGCTTAAAACCTACGTCGTTGAGGATGAAGTCGTTGAGCCCGGCTCTTATGACCCGCCTGAGATGAAGTACACCGACGTTAAAAAGGTCAAGGTCAAGAAGGTCTACTTTGAGACCCTCGACGGAAAGAGGATAGTGACAGACTATTCCGAGTTCCAGAAGATTGTGAAGGAGAAATCCTGACTAGCGGAGTAGCAGGGGAACCATCAAAGCTCCCATGCAGTTCGTTCTTTTTACTCCTATAAGGGGGGCAAGATAGCCGACTATTGACGAAGCAATGAGCGCGAGAACCCCAAGAAGGCCATCAAAGGCCAAGGCGAGGAAAATGAGAAAAGCCAAGACAGCACCATTGACAACCCTGTAGTTCACACGGGAGATTGCATCGACAAAGAGGCCCGCGAGAAACTCACCGTAAACAAGAACCGAGAGACCAACGAAGAGTGCCACGAGCAGAAAACCGGGGAGAGCTTTAACACCTATAGGTTTCATCATGGCAACGATTCCGTTTCTCATTCTTCCAGTTTCGAGGAAGTTGAGGAAGGCAAAGAGGAAGTTGGAGGTATTCACGGAGTAAACCACTGTCAAAAACGAACGCTCGTCCTTTGAAATGAAAGAGCCAAGGAGGGCCGCCTGAGAGGCAGTAAAGGCCGGAAGGAGAGAGGCCAGCATTCCGAAGAGCGTCCCGAGAAAGGAAAACAGGATGAGTCTTGAATGTCTTATTCTGAGTTCAGAATCTCCCGGCTCAACGCCAGACACATCTGAGAAAAGTGAAGAAACAATCACGGGGACTCCAAACAGGCCCGTGAAGAGGGCATAAAAAGGTTCTTTCAGATTCAGCGAGAGGATTAGCAGGCCGAGACTTCCAGAGAGGAGGAGTATAAAGAAGGTACCAAGCCGTTTTGCTCCACGTTCGGTAAACACGAGGAGGAAAATAAGAAAAACGACGGTTATTTTTCCAATCTCCGGCCTGTAGTAGGGTGCCAGGAGAAGATACATGGGAATCAGCGGAAGGAAGAAGAGCACCGCCAGAAAGCTTGAAAGGATTGCTATCCTAACTACTTCCATACCCCTTCCGGCTATAACGAGCCTGTGGGACGGCAAAATTCCCAGCGCGGTTCCCTCATCGGGAACGCCGAGAAACGTCGAGGGTAAAGCGTCGAGGAAAGTGTGCGTTAGTCCCATAGCAAAGAGCACGACGGAACCCAAGCCGAAGTTCCTCAGCATAGAGGCTAAGGTGTTCACGTGGATTCCGGGGGTTATTCCGGTTAAAGTTCCGAGTAAAAGGCCTAGCAGTGTCTCTCGGAGCATATATCGTCACCTGAACTAACTTTAAAGGCCGGTCTTCCCCTATAGGTCGTGAAAAACCCGTAGGCTGTAACATTCTCGTTTTTCACAATGGACACCCCAAGCCTTGAAGGGAGCTTTAGGAGAATGGAACAGCTCCCGTTCGTGACGTTAGCAATCCCAAAGCCGTTCTTATAGACCCTAACCCACGCCACTCTTCCCGAGATTCTGGCGAATTTGCCCTCTTCAAAGGAGCAGATTGAATTATGCAGTTCCTCCCGGGGCCTTAAAATGGTGCAGTTAAGACAGAGCAAACTCGACTTTCTCCTGAGGGCGTTGAACTTTACGGTGTCCCCCACCCTGGCTGAGAATCCGTAAAGCTTCAGCGATGTGCAGTTCATCCTGAGATAGCGGGAGGTCCTCCAAGTAACGAGGCATTCTCCGGTTGCTATCTCTCCAACTCCGGCCGAGTTAAGGGGTTTTTCCTCAGGGTAACCGAGAATTTGGATTTCTTCATTGGAGTCAACGTAGAGGGTAATCGTTGAATAAAGCCTGACGATGCCGAGAACTCTAACTTTCTGACCGGGCTTTAAGGAGAGACCATGGGGCAGGTAAACGCGAAAAGCTTCGCTTCCGTTCCAGAGCGTTGCTGGGTTTCCGCCGTAGAGAACAACACCTTCGAGGCGGTATGGCATGCCGTTCATGGGCTCCTCAGGATAACCGAGTTTCGTAACTTTAAGGGGATAAAACTTTGAACCATATCTCAGGCCCTCAACTATCACGATAACCCCCTCGGATATGTTCAGAGGATACGCGAGGCGAATACTACCCGGAGTCAGGAGCTGGGGGTAGTAGCTTACCCAGTAGGCACCTTCAACCCGTTCGAGAGGAAAGGTTGCGTTTGCCGGGACTATCGAGGAAGCGTCAATCCACAGGCCCCCCTTGGTCTTCCTCAGTCTGCCCTCCACCCGATAGACGTTGCCGAACTCTAAATGCTCCCTAACGGCAAGACTAACTGAACCGTTGTACAGGACGGAAAAAGAATCCGAGGAGTAAACGCAAAGACCCGTGAAGGAATCGGTTTCAGGGGAGTAACGACTAAGGGCGAGGGAAACGAAGAGGAGAGAGGACAGTAA
This genomic window from Thermococcus sp. contains:
- a CDS encoding tripartite tricarboxylate transporter permease; its protein translation is MLRETLLGLLLGTLTGITPGIHVNTLASMLRNFGLGSVVLFAMGLTHTFLDALPSTFLGVPDEGTALGILPSHRLVIAGRGMEVVRIAILSSFLAVLFFLPLIPMYLLLAPYYRPEIGKITVVFLIFLLVFTERGAKRLGTFFILLLSGSLGLLILSLNLKEPFYALFTGLFGVPVIVSSLFSDVSGVEPGDSELRIRHSRLILFSFLGTLFGMLASLLPAFTASQAALLGSFISKDERSFLTVVYSVNTSNFLFAFLNFLETGRMRNGIVAMMKPIGVKALPGFLLVALFVGLSVLVYGEFLAGLFVDAISRVNYRVVNGAVLAFLIFLALAFDGLLGVLALIASSIVGYLAPLIGVKRTNCMGALMVPLLLR
- a CDS encoding class I SAM-dependent rRNA methyltransferase; the protein is MARVIVDAQAARAIGKGAMIVFKKGVVRTEGDFEPGDIVEVYTRGGKFLGRGFVNPNSNIMVRLLIKDRETPITKELFRERIRKANEYRKKVLGYDKAYRMVYGEADYLPGLIVDRFNEIASLQISSIGMERFKLDLAEAIMEVEPEIETVFEKNTGRSRRREGLPEIERVLLGKEKYRTIIEEGRAKFIVDMRGQKTGFFLDQRENRMALEKYVRPGMRVLDVFTYTGGFAIHAAVAGAEEVVAVDKSPRAIETAKENAKLNGVEDRMKFIVGSAFPVMEELLRKGEKFDIVILDPPAFVQHEKDLQRGLRAYFNVNYAGLKLVKEGGILVTCSCSQHVDMQAFKDMVIAAGAKAGKFLKMLEPYRTQAPDHPILMASKDTEYLKCLFLYVEDME
- a CDS encoding DUF5748 family protein codes for the protein MHFEVIKEFLEEIGADWIELDGEIHLEPKVFYEVWRYVGQPELKTYVVEDEVVEPGSYDPPEMKYTDVKKVKVKKVYFETLDGKRIVTDYSEFQKIVKEKS